The Thermococcus henrietii genome segment CTTTACTGTCTCGTCCTCGGTCTCGACGATTATCCTCCTGACCGGGTAGCGGAGCTTTATCTTGGCCCTTTGCCTGGCGCTTGAGCCCGCTTCGACTATCTTCCTTACCGCTTCCATCTCGCGCTCGAGCTCCTCGTCTATCGCGTTTTCGTCGGGCTTCGGCCAGTCGAGCATGTGGACGCTTTCCACGCCGAGGAACGGCCTGAGCATGTTCTGGTATATCTCCTCGGCTATGTAGGGCGTGAACGGAGCCATCAGCCTCAGCAGGACGTCGAAGACCTTCCAGACGGTGTAGTAAGAGGCCAGCTTGTCCGGGTCGTCGCCTTCAACCCACATGCGCTTCCTGATTAGGCGAACGTACCACCTGCTCAGGTCCTCGACGACGAAGTTGTATATCGCTCTCGTCGCTTTCGTCAGCCTGAAGGTCTCTATACCCTCTTCGACGTCCTTTATGAGCCCGTTGACCCTGCTGAGTATCCACCTGTCCTCCTCGCGGAACGGAAGCTCCTCGGGCTTGAGCTTGGTCGGGTCGAAGTTGTCGAGGCTCATGTAGGTGGCGCTGAGCACGTAAACGTTCCAGAGTATATTGAGCATTCTCTTGACCTGAGCCAGTCCCTTCCAGCTGAAGCGGAGGTTCTCCCAGGGGTTGGTTGCCCAGAGCATGTAGAACCTGAACGGGTCCCTTCCCTCCCTCTGGACGACCTCCTCGGGCCTTATGATGTTGCCGAGGCTCTTGCTCATCTTGTCGCCCTTTTCATCTAGAACGTAGCCGTGCATGGCGACCGCTCTATACGGGACGGTGTCGAAGGCTATCACCGAAGCGGCCTGCTGGGAGTAGAACCACTTGGTGACCTGGTCTTCGCCCTCGACTATGAAGTCGGCCGGCCAGAGCTTCTCAAAGAGCTCCTTGTTCCTTGGATAGTCGAGCGAAGCCCAGCTCGCTATACCACTGTCGAACCAGACGTCAACGACGTCCCTGACGCGCTTCATCTCCTTGCCGTTGACCCTTATGATGAAGGCATCGACGTAGGGCCTGTGCAAGTCTTCTGGGCCAAGCTTCTCCTCTATGACCCTGAGCTTTTCGTTGTAGTCCTCCGGGAGTTCAACGCGCTCGCCGTTAACCTCTATCGCAACGGCGAGCTTGACAAGCTCCTCAAAGCTTCCAACGACGTATATCTCGCCGTCCTCGCTCTGCCATATCGGAAGCGGTATTCCCCAGTACCTCTGCCTGCTTATGACCCAGTCGCCAGAATTGAGAACGCCGTTGTCGTATCTGACCTTCACCCAGTCCGGATACCAGGTGACCTTCTCGTCGTTCTCCTTGATTATCTTGTCCTTGACTTTACTCACCTTGAGGAACCACTGGTCGGTCGCCCTGAAAATCAGCGGGGTCTTACAGCGCCAGCAGTGCGGGTACTTGTGTTCTATCGTTCCGGCCTTCACGAGGTAGCCCTTCTCCTTGAGGTGCTCGATTATCTCCGGGTCGGCGTCCTTGACGTAGACGCCCTTCCACCTGCCCTCGGTGTAGCGACCCTGGTCGTCGACCGGGCTGTAGACAGGCAGACCGTACTTCTGCCCGACCTCGAAGTCCTCCTCACCGTGGCCCGGCGCGGTGTGAACCAGTCCGGTACCGTCCTCAAGGGTTACATGCTCGCCGAGGATTACGCGGTGCGCCCACTCGTACTTCTCGCGGAACTCCCTCTGCCTCGGATACTCGTCGAGAAGGACGTGGGTATAGCGAATCCCCTCAAGCTCCTCGCCCTTGAACTCCTCGACCACCTCACCCTTGACCCCAACCTCGCTCAGAACGCGCTCGACGAGGGCCTTCGCGATTATCCAGTACTCCTCGCCGTTCTCGGTCTCGACCCTAACCCTCGCGTAGTCGTACTCGGGGTGAACGGTAACGGCTAAGTTGGCCGGAAGCGTCCAGGGTGTGGTAGTCCAGATGAGAAGATACTCTTTCTCCTTTCCTTCAACCGGGAACTTGACGTAGATGCTCGGGTCCTTCCTGACCTTGTACTCACCGCGAACCTCGTGCTCGGCCAGAGCGGTTTCACAGCGCGGGCACCAGTGCAAAACCCTCTTGTCCTTTTCCAAAAGCCCCTTCTCCCAGGCTTTCTTGAGGGTAAACCAGCCCGATTCGATGTACTCGTTCTTTATCGTCATGTAGGGGTTGTCCCAGTCCATCCAGATTCCGAGCATCTTGAACTGCTCGGTCATGACCTTGAGGTTGTTAAGGGCGAACTCCTTACACTTCTTGATGAAGTTGTCAACGCCTATCTCGGTCTCGATGTCCTTCTTGGTTTTGAGTCCAAGGGCCTGCTCGACCTTGACCTCTATCGGCAGGCCGTGCATGTCGAAGCCCGGCTGTCTGCGAACGTTGTAGCCCTGCATCGTCCTGAAGCGGATTATCATGTCCTTGATTATCTTGTTCCAGGCCGTTCCAAGGTGTATTGCACCGCTCACGTACGGCGGTCCGTCGAGGAAGTAGTACTTCGGGCCGTTCGCCCTGCTGGCCTTGACCTTCTCGTAGGTGTCGTTCTCCTTCCAAAAGGCCTCTATCTTCTCCTCCAGCTTGCCTGGGTTGTATTCCCTAAACTCCGGCTCCTTAATCATCCCAGAACCCTCCAGAAGTGATAGTTAAGGCTAACCCAGAAGAGGGCTCAAGCCTCGAAACGGGCGGAGCGAAGGATAAAACACTCCCCCCTCATGGGTATCGGGGCAGAGTTGGGAAGTTAGCTTATAAGGTTTTCTGCCAAGCCGTTTCGGTGGTGGCATGAGAATCGCGGTCGGCTCTACCAATCCGACGAAGGTTAAGGCCGTTGAGAACGTGATGCAGAGGATTTACGGCGACGTTGATGTGGTCGGCGTTGAAGTTGACAGCGGGGTTTCAGACCAGCCGATTGGAATCGAGGAGATAGCGAGGGGTGCTATAAACAGGGCGAAGAGGGCTTTGGAGAAGACCAACGCTGACCTTGGCGTCGGAATTGAGGCCGGAATCTACCCCTTCCCCGGGACGCTGACGGGCTACCTCGACGTTCAGGTCTGCGCAGTTGTTAGTCCCGACGGGAGGATAACGATAGGCCACAGCCCTGGCTTTGAGTATCCGCCTGTTGTAATCAAGAGAATCATTAAAGAGGGAGTTGAGGCAGGCGTGGCGATGGGCGAGCTCGTCAGAGACCCAGAACTCAAGAGGAAGGTCGGCGCGATAGGCGTTCTCAGCAAAGGATTGCTCACGAGAACCGAGCTCAACGAGATTGCAGTCCTGATGGCGATGATACCGAGACTGAATCAGGAGCTGTTCTTCGGGAGAAAATGAGGCTGTGCCCTCCCCGACCGTCCCCCGGTCACCCCTCCCGGAGGCGTGAGAGGGGAGGGCGGTTAAGGTTAGGCCGGTGAGAATTTTAAGCTTTTGCGGAACTCACGTGCAAACATTGCCAACGGTAGGGTTTTATAATCCGTCGCGGATAAAAAGAATGGGGAGAGTTATGGCGTCTGATGTGAGGGCGATTGAGTTAATGCTTAAGACCGACGAAGAGGCCAGGCGTTCGGTCAGTGAATGGATTGTCCAGCTCGCGAGGAAAATTCATGAGAAGCCTGAGGACATAGTGTGGTTTTTTGAGATGAAACGACTGATGAAGGAAGTTGAAAGGCTGGCCACTACCGTTACTGATGAAGAGCTTGAAAAGTGGGAGATAGAAATGGAAGAAGAACTGAGAAACTCTGAACCAGTAGAGCAGAGTCTTGAGACGTTGATGGAGATTGGCGAGAAGAGTTTTAGGAAGTTCAAGCGCATCGAGGCAAAGCTGAAGGGGCTGGGGGGCATTTGATAACCTATTAAAAATGGAAGTTTGTAAGAGAAGCCTTACGATGAAGCTTTCTCCTCGACCTGCCTCTCCTCCTCGGGCTCGCCCTTTCTCCTGCTCTCGTTCTTGATGACCTGTATCACGTAGTCTATGAACTTTCTGACCTCCTCAAGCTCCTCCTCTGGGATGTCCTGAATCTTCTTGTTCTTGCTCTTGTAGGTGAGCAGTTTGAGGAGCGCGAGCCTTCCAAGGGCCGTCCTCGTGCTTATCTCCCCGTTCTTCCAGTCGCGCCATATGGCGTTCGCTATGCCGTAGAACTCGGGGATGCTGTCGAGTCCCGGGTCTCCAACGTCTATGACCTCCTTTCCAAGGTACTTGTAGCGCTTCTCCTTCTCCTCCTTTGATAACTCCTTGGTGCGGTCCTTTATGTACTCGTGCACCATGACCATCACCTCCGCTTTAAGAATAGGTGGAAGTTTTTATTAACCTTTCGTTAGTTTTTCCTTATCTCGTTCCAAACGCCTGCCATTATGAGGAACGCGCCCGCCAGGGCCCTCCTCGTGAACCTCTCGCCGAGGAGGACGAAGGCCGACAGAGAACCGAAGATTGGTTCCATCGAATAGATGAGAGCCGCCTTGTATGCTGTCGTGTGCTTCTGGTACTTGACCTGAAGGGTGAAAGCCACAACCGTTCCGAAGACGGCCGTATAGAGCAGTCCGAGCCAGGGGAGCAGCTCCCTCGGAAAAACCTTGGGCTCGAACGCCAGAGCGAAGATTAAGGAAAAGACGAAGTTCCAGAAAATCTGCCAGAAGGCCAGGCTGAGGTAGTCCTTCTCGCCGAAGCGCTGGACGAGGACTATCTGAAATGCAAAGCTAACCGCGCAGAGGGCCGTTAGGAGGTCGCCGTAGCCGATGCTCGAGCTTGCCCCTGAGATGAGGTACAGCCCGGTAAGGGCGATGGCGAGCGACAGAACGTCTCTCGCTTTTACCCTTTCCCCGAGGAGGAAGTAGGCTATGAAGGGTGTGAACACGACGTAGAGAGACGTTATGAAGGCCGAGTTCGACGCGGTGGTGTACTTGAGGCCGACAATCTGGAAGCCGTGGCCAAAGAATAGTGTAAGCCCGAGGAGGAAGCCCTCGCGCAGAGTTTCCTTCCTGAGAACCTTCGAGCGGAAGAGGATTAGCATTAGAAGCGACGCGATACCGAAGCGATAAGCCAAGAAGAGAATCGGCGGAAGGTAGTCCAGACTGACCTTCATCGCCGGAAAGGTGAGGCCCCACATGGCGGTTATCGTGAGAAGTATGAGTTCGGCCCTCTTCATCGAGCCGAGTTGCTACCGGAATTTAAAAAGCTACTCCCCGGGTCCATTGATGCAGGACATGTTCATTGAAAGGAGCATCTCCACGTAACCGCTTTCGAGGTTCTCGCGGATTTTACCGGCCAGCTCTCTGAGCTCCTCCTCTTCAAGCGGTTTCTTCGTTTTCAGCCACTTTATCAGCCCGTCCCTCTTGTCGAGGATTACGACGTCTCCTTCGGTGATGAGCGGGACGTAGTTCATCTTTATTCCGTAAAGCTCCTCCGCGAAGGCCAGCTTCGCCCTCAGCAGTTCGAGGTAGTTGGCCAGCTCCTCCCCAAGGAGTTCCCTCAAGAGCCTTTTCATTCTCCCACCACATGTGCTTTGCTGGACAGCTTTATTAACCTATCGGGCAGATATGGGTAGGAAAAGGCGATAAGGGTTGAGGACGTATCACTATCGGTGAGACCATGTTCATGAAGTACGCCCACCACTTTCACGCCTACCAGCCGGGCGACATAGTTTACGTTGAGGACGGCGACGGCTCCGGGCCGATAGAGTACGAGGAGCGGAAAAGCCCGGTCGCGATTAGAATCGGCGATGAGGACGTTAGGGGCGAGAACTGGACACGGGCGATGCTCTACTCCTATGAGCGGATTTCCGATGTTCTCTCAAGGCTCAGGGGAGTCAGCGTCGATATCGAGCCCTTCACGTTCCTCATGCTCCTTAAGTACAGGAGGAATGTCTTTGAAGATGCCGTTGAGCTTCTTAAGAACCTTGACGCCGTTCCGACGGTTCCCTTCCACCCGATAATGCCCCACCTCGACGAGTTTGAGCAGAGAATCCTTGCAAGGGTTTCCTTTGACTTCTACGCCCCTCTGATTGGCGACAAAAGCGTCATCGGCTACTGGCTTCCGGAAGCCGTGATAACGAGAAGGACCGTTCAGCTCATTGAATCCCTCACTGATAGGAAGCTCGTCTTCCTGCTCGATGAAAGACAGCTACTCTACGACTTCCCGCAGGCGAAGTATTCGTGCAACCGCTACTCCAACTCCTTCGTCTTCGGTCGTGAGTGGGGCCTGAGCGACGCCTTCGCCTTCAACATCCTTGATGTCCAAGGGCTGGTGAGCGAGACACTCTCTCGGAGGGACGACTACAAGGAGAACCTAGGCGTTCCCTACCTGGTCTTCACCGCGAGCGACCTCGAGAGCCTGCTCGGAAATCCTGCACAGCTCGAGCGCTTCGTTGCCTGGATGGAGGGCCTTGAGAGAAACGGAGTTGAACGGATTTCGGCGCCTTCCTTCGTCTGGAAGAAGCTCTCCGGCGAATTCAAGCGCCTCAAGGGCGAGTGCTCCTTCGAGATGCCCGTCAAAGAGTTCTCCAGCTGGAGCGACTACCTCGACCTGAGCCTTGACGGCAAGACGAGCGACTCGCGCTGGCTCGGTTACCGAAGGGCCGATGGAAGGGTCTTCGCGAGGGAAATAAACGGAAGAAAAATCTCCCAGCTCTGGAAGGTAGCCTTCACGCGCCTTTTCGGCGAGCTCAACAGGACGGTGAGGCTCGGCGTTTTAAAGGGTCTGAAAGAGCTTAACGCCGACCCCGAGGAGTTCCTGGTCAGGTATGCGCGGGTCTTCTTCAGGGATTACTACGACTACTTCGGCCTGAGCACGTCTCTCAACTACGTCCTCGAGCCTGCCGACGGCGATATGGACGCCCTACCGCTCGGCAGAGCATACTACCTCATGCTCCTCGCCAACCACTCCTGCCCGCGCTTCTGGGAGAACCTCGACACCCGCGTTGCCTTCTCCAACGTCTCGGTCATGGCGAAGGCTCTGATTGAGCTGATGAAGTATTTCGAGGGAAGCGAGCTTCAGTCGCTCTTTATCGGGGCGTATCTCAAGATGCTCCGCTTTGAGGACCTCTACCACGTATGGAACCTTTCCGCGATGCCGTCAATCGAGGGCTGGGAGACGGGTGAAGAGGCCTGGCGCGAGGCTTTGAAGCCCGAGGTTCCAACGAGCGGCTACAACGTCGTGACGAGAGCCGCGCTCTACGTAGGAAAACGTGACCTCTGGGGCGACCTGAGAAGCCTCATTGAAGGCTACAACCTCGAGTGGGCAACCGCGGACACCGGCCACATCCCCGGCGAAAGGCACGGCCTTTGGGAGAACTCGGAGTACTGCGAACACCGGGGGTAGTTTCCTAATTTTATCCCTTGAAACGCGGTCTTGGCCATTATAACCAACCAGAACGGTAGGTTTATATTTTGTCTTCCCTAACTTCGTAACTGGTGGTTCCAATGAAATCCGAAGAAAAGGTCGAGTTTGGGGAGTCTCATCTACTCGAATGCCTACTCAAGGGCATTGACTGCAGAAGGTGCATGGAGCTCAAGCGGGCGCTTGAGGGTATACGGGAGAAGGTTCAAGGTCGAGAGCTCCTTTTACTCCTTGAGATTCCACTTCTCCTTGCTCAGGAAGAGATAAGCCTCACGCTCAAGCTCCTTGGGAACGTAATTTAGTAAAATATCCGCCTCCCTCACCGCGTCTCTTATCCCTTTTCCGAGCGACACCTGGTTTTTGTCGAGGAGTTCGATTATGACCTCCACAACGCTCTCCCGGACAGCCTTTTCGGAGTAGAGCCTCTTTCCAATAACCCAGACCTTCCCGTTCTTCCGGTAGAAGTTCCGTCCCCGCTCGGTGAAGAACTCCGGGCCGGCCTTAAT includes the following:
- the ileS gene encoding isoleucine--tRNA ligase; this translates as MIKEPEFREYNPGKLEEKIEAFWKENDTYEKVKASRANGPKYYFLDGPPYVSGAIHLGTAWNKIIKDMIIRFRTMQGYNVRRQPGFDMHGLPIEVKVEQALGLKTKKDIETEIGVDNFIKKCKEFALNNLKVMTEQFKMLGIWMDWDNPYMTIKNEYIESGWFTLKKAWEKGLLEKDKRVLHWCPRCETALAEHEVRGEYKVRKDPSIYVKFPVEGKEKEYLLIWTTTPWTLPANLAVTVHPEYDYARVRVETENGEEYWIIAKALVERVLSEVGVKGEVVEEFKGEELEGIRYTHVLLDEYPRQREFREKYEWAHRVILGEHVTLEDGTGLVHTAPGHGEEDFEVGQKYGLPVYSPVDDQGRYTEGRWKGVYVKDADPEIIEHLKEKGYLVKAGTIEHKYPHCWRCKTPLIFRATDQWFLKVSKVKDKIIKENDEKVTWYPDWVKVRYDNGVLNSGDWVISRQRYWGIPLPIWQSEDGEIYVVGSFEELVKLAVAIEVNGERVELPEDYNEKLRVIEEKLGPEDLHRPYVDAFIIRVNGKEMKRVRDVVDVWFDSGIASWASLDYPRNKELFEKLWPADFIVEGEDQVTKWFYSQQAASVIAFDTVPYRAVAMHGYVLDEKGDKMSKSLGNIIRPEEVVQREGRDPFRFYMLWATNPWENLRFSWKGLAQVKRMLNILWNVYVLSATYMSLDNFDPTKLKPEELPFREEDRWILSRVNGLIKDVEEGIETFRLTKATRAIYNFVVEDLSRWYVRLIRKRMWVEGDDPDKLASYYTVWKVFDVLLRLMAPFTPYIAEEIYQNMLRPFLGVESVHMLDWPKPDENAIDEELEREMEAVRKIVEAGSSARQRAKIKLRYPVRRIIVETEDETVKKAVERLNRILRDQLNAKEVVVGKVERELVIKPNFAKVGPEFKGDAKLVIAWINEHGKELYEKGEMDVELEGKTFHLTREHLTVEEKLPDFFVSEEFEGGRVFVDKTLTRELLAEGLAREFVRRIQEMRKRLDLDVNDRIAVTIETTDENRELLEENLDYIKKETRATEVVFGEAKGYVVEWPEVQAKIGIEKVG
- the yjjX gene encoding inosine/xanthosine triphosphatase produces the protein MRIAVGSTNPTKVKAVENVMQRIYGDVDVVGVEVDSGVSDQPIGIEEIARGAINRAKRALEKTNADLGVGIEAGIYPFPGTLTGYLDVQVCAVVSPDGRITIGHSPGFEYPPVVIKRIIKEGVEAGVAMGELVRDPELKRKVGAIGVLSKGLLTRTELNEIAVLMAMIPRLNQELFFGRK
- a CDS encoding DMT family transporter, encoding MKRAELILLTITAMWGLTFPAMKVSLDYLPPILFLAYRFGIASLLMLILFRSKVLRKETLREGFLLGLTLFFGHGFQIVGLKYTTASNSAFITSLYVVFTPFIAYFLLGERVKARDVLSLAIALTGLYLISGASSSIGYGDLLTALCAVSFAFQIVLVQRFGEKDYLSLAFWQIFWNFVFSLIFALAFEPKVFPRELLPWLGLLYTAVFGTVVAFTLQVKYQKHTTAYKAALIYSMEPIFGSLSAFVLLGERFTRRALAGAFLIMAGVWNEIRKN
- a CDS encoding glycoside hydrolase, which translates into the protein MFMKYAHHFHAYQPGDIVYVEDGDGSGPIEYEERKSPVAIRIGDEDVRGENWTRAMLYSYERISDVLSRLRGVSVDIEPFTFLMLLKYRRNVFEDAVELLKNLDAVPTVPFHPIMPHLDEFEQRILARVSFDFYAPLIGDKSVIGYWLPEAVITRRTVQLIESLTDRKLVFLLDERQLLYDFPQAKYSCNRYSNSFVFGREWGLSDAFAFNILDVQGLVSETLSRRDDYKENLGVPYLVFTASDLESLLGNPAQLERFVAWMEGLERNGVERISAPSFVWKKLSGEFKRLKGECSFEMPVKEFSSWSDYLDLSLDGKTSDSRWLGYRRADGRVFAREINGRKISQLWKVAFTRLFGELNRTVRLGVLKGLKELNADPEEFLVRYARVFFRDYYDYFGLSTSLNYVLEPADGDMDALPLGRAYYLMLLANHSCPRFWENLDTRVAFSNVSVMAKALIELMKYFEGSELQSLFIGAYLKMLRFEDLYHVWNLSAMPSIEGWETGEEAWREALKPEVPTSGYNVVTRAALYVGKRDLWGDLRSLIEGYNLEWATADTGHIPGERHGLWENSEYCEHRG